One Sus scrofa isolate TJ Tabasco breed Duroc chromosome 1, Sscrofa11.1, whole genome shotgun sequence DNA segment encodes these proteins:
- the LOC100522178 gene encoding olfactory receptor 1J4-like, producing TPMYFFLSHLALTDISFSSVTVPKMLMYMHTHDQSIPYAGCISQMYFFSLFGCLDNLLLAVMAYDRYVAICQPLHYTTVMRQELCVSLVAGSWVLCSILALLHTLLLVQLSFCAANTIPHFFCDLTSLLKLSCSNISISELVIFIVGGTLFILPLSSILGSYIHIGTAVLRVSFTKSLFKVFSTCGSHLFVVSLYYGTIASVYFFSSSWESNDKDVIASFVYAVVTPMLNPFIYSLRNRDIKQAFEIFVNRANFLK from the coding sequence acccccatgtacttcttcctcagccacttggccctcacggacatctccttttcatctgtcactgtccctaagatgctGATGTACATGCACACTCATGATCAATCCATCCCCTATGCAGGGTGCATTTCCCAGATgtattttttctcactttttggtTGTCTTGACAATCTCCTTCTTGCGGTGATGGCTTATGACAGATATGTGGCCATTTGTCAGCCTCTCCATTACACCACTGTCATGAGGCAGGAACTATGTGTCTCCTTAGTAGCTGGgtcctgggttctctgttctatcCTTGCCCTGTTGCACACCCTCCTCTTGGTCCAACTGTCCTTCTGTGCTGCCAATACCATCCcacacttcttctgtgaccttacTTCCCTCCTGAAGTTGAGCTGTTCAAACATCTCCATAAGTGAGCTGGTCATCTTTATTGTGGGAGGAACACTTTTCATCCTGCCTTTGAGTAGTATCTTGGGCTCTTATATTCACATAGGGACTGCAGTTCTGAGGGTCTCTTTTACCAAGAGTCTCTTTAAAGTTttttccacctgtggctcccacctcttcGTGGTGTCTTTATATTATGGGACAATTGCTagtgtttactttttttcctcatcatgGGAATCTAATGACAAAGATGTAATTGCTTCCTTTGTGTATGCAGTAGTTactcccatgctgaaccccttcatctacagcctcaGGAACAGAGACATAAAACAGGCCTTTGAGATATTTGTCAATAGGGCTAACTTCTTGAAGTGA
- the LOC100524011 gene encoding olfactory receptor 1J4-like: MRRENQSNVSKFLLLGLPIQQEQQGMFFALFLGVYLTTVLGNLLIILLIRLDPRLHTPMYFFLSHLALTDISFASVTVPKMLMNMQAQDHSISYAGCVTQTYFFMFFACIDNLLLTVMAYDRYVAICHPLRYTIIMREELCICLLAGCWLLSCAYALTHTLLLAQLSFCVDNIIPNFFCDLAALLQLSCSDTSLNELVIYTSGAAVFIFPPSGILVSYGRIGISILRVPSTKGICKALSTCGSHLSVVSLFYGTIMALYFSPSFGQSHYKGIIASVMYTVVTPMLNPFIYSLRNRDMTLALEILIRNKNLFTT; encoded by the coding sequence atgaggagggagaaccagagcaaCGTGTCcaagttcctcctcctggggcttccCATCCAGCAAGAGCAGCAGGGcatgttctttgccctgttcctgggcgtgtacctgaccacagtgctggggaacctgctcatcatcctgctcatcaggctggaccctcgcctccacacccccatgtacttcttcctcagccatcTGGCCCTCACGGACATCTCCTTTGCatctgtcactgtccctaagatgctgatgaacatgCAGGCTCAGGATCATTCCATATCCTATGCAGGGTGTGTAACACAgacatattttttcatgttttttgcttGCATTGATAACCTTCTTCTtacagtgatggcctatgacaggtatgtggccatttgtcacCCTCTACGCTATACCATCATCATGAGGGAGGAGCTGTGCATATGTCTGCTGGCTGGATGCTGGCTCCTCTCCTGTGCCTATGCCTTgacccacaccctcctcctggcTCAACTCTCCTTCTGTGTCGACAACATCATCCCcaacttcttctgtgaccttgctgCCCTGCTTCAGTTGTCCTGCTCAGACACCTCTCTCAATGAGCTGGTCATATACACTTCAGGGGCTGCAGTATTCATTTTTCCACCGAGTGGCATCTTAGTCTCCTATGGCCGCATTGGGATCTCCATCCTGAGGGTCCCCTCTACTAAAGggatctgcaaagccttgtctacctgtggctcccacctgtcTGTGGTGTCTCTATTCTATGGGACAATTATGGCACTGTACTTTTCCCCCTCATTTGGCCAGTCTCATTACAAAGGCATCATTGCTtctgtgatgtacacagtggtcaccccgatgctgaaccctttcatctacagcctgagaaacagagacatgacTTTGGCTCTGGAGATACTTATCAGAAACAAGAACCTTTTCACCACATGA